TTTTGACTGTTGAAGACGAGATATGGTTTGTTCAAGAATTGCTAAAAAATCAAAGGATTACTTTTTTTTGGAGTTTAATCTAAATAAAACAATTGCCAATGTAACAAATAAGAACAAAAAAACAATCTTCTGGGGGGATAAAGTAAAGCCCATTTAAGACAACACTCCATTCTATATAAGGTATGGCTCGTAGCCGATTTGCCGGATACATGGGTTTATGCTTGGGGAATATGCGGCTTGGGGAATATGCGGCTTGATCATTAGTTTGGCGACAATATCACTTACAAGCCGCGCTAAATGATTTTCCGGGCACCAACTCGATTAAATATCTCGGAAAAAGTATTCCTAGTTCCAGTAATAAGGCTTGAATTTAGCCATCAAATACACCTTTGCTACCGGTTTTGCTTATAGTAGTAGTTGACGCTGATGGCCAAAAGTCCTTTCTTTCGTCGGACAGACTCCGAATCTCACTATTGCTGTGAGGTGTAAAAATTACCAAAGTCATCCTAATAATCAGGCATTTTCCCACTCTCTAAGCCTCTTAGTATTTTTGTTGATAGTAATAGTGAAACTATAAATAGAATTAAAACTAAAGTTATGCTTATTGTCCAGAATAAAGTCGTATTTGTAATTACTTTTTTAATACTAATATTTAACCCAAAAATTTTTAATAAATAAGGAATCGATATAGGGATCGCCATAAATGCCATAATGAAGTATCTACTCCTAGCGGTTCCATATTTATATGAAACTGGTATAGCTATTGCATTGTACAATAGTACTATAGTGAAACACAAAAAGGTATATATAATTATCGTATTAATATTTACTGCTAAAAGAATTCTCCCAATTGTATTTTCTAATACTAATACAATTAAGGATGACAAGATTGCTAGTAACAATGTTACTATATATTTACTTGCAGCCTCATGAAAAGCGGGAATTGGCATTGCCGTTACATTTTTTCTCCATCTAACGCTTTCATCTAATGACATAGTAGTTGTAACCTGTAGGGCAAACGTTAAAGCGATTACAAGAGTTAATATTGGTGTAAAGAACT
The genomic region above belongs to Phosphitispora fastidiosa and contains:
- a CDS encoding ABC-2 transporter permease, giving the protein FFTPILTLVIALTFALQVTTTMSLDESVRWRKNVTAMPIPAFHEAASKYIVTLLLAILSSLIVLVLENTIGRILLAVNINTIIIYTFLCFTIVLLYNAIAIPVSYKYGTARSRYFIMAFMAIPISIPYLLKIFGLNISIKKVITNTTLFWTISITLVLILFIVSLLLSTKILRGLESGKMPDY